Genomic DNA from Candidatus Stygibacter australis:
TATTTGATATTGGCTTCACGGATAAAGATATTCTGGAGATAACCATCACTTCCCATGATCTTGATATTTACCACTGGCAGGAAAAATACTGGCAGAATATAATTACCGGCTATATTAAGCTTACAGGAGGAGTATATATCCCTCCCAAATGGGCATTTGGTTATCAGCAGTGCCGCTGGAGTTATCCTGATGCAAAATCAGTGACTGAAATAGCAAGCCGGTTCAGGCAATTAGGCATTCCCTGTGATGCGATCTACCTTGATATTGATTATATGCAAGATTATAAGGTATTTACGATAAATGAGGAGCGATTCCCTGATGTTGGCAAATTTACTAAGAAGCTTGCTGATGATGGTTTTCATTTGATACCGATAATTGATCCCGGCGTGAAAATAGAAGCTGGTTATCCGGTTTTTGAAGAAGGAAAAAAGAATAAATATTTCTGCACTGATGCAAAAGGTGATGATTTTGAAGCAGCAGTCTGGCCCGGTCTTACGCATTTACCTGATTTTTCCAGTGCAGCCGTGCGAACCTGGTGGGGAAATTTATATGAAGAATTTATTGAACTGGGAATAGAAGGCTTCTGGAATGATATGAATGAACCAGCCATCTTTTATACTAATTATCAGAAGGCAGAAGTTTATCAAAAACTGCAGGAAGCAGCAGCAAAAAATGAGATTGAAGAGATTGATCTGATAGGTTTGCAGTGGCAAATACGCAATTTTCATAATAGCAGAGAAGATTATCAAAGTATCTATCAGCATCCGGATAATAGTGAATCCATCTGCCATGACAAAATTCATAATCTTTATGGAGCACAGATGGCACTGGCTTTTTCTGAGCATGTGCAAAAACACTATCCAGACAAACGATTCCTGATTTTCAGCCGCAGCAGCTATAGCGGTTCTCAGCGCTATGCCGGTATCTGGTATGGAGATAATAAAAGCTGGTGGCAGCATCTGAAAATGAATATCAAAATGCTCATCAATTGCAATCTGGCGGGATATCTATACAGCGGAGCTGATATCGGAGGCTTTGGAGATCACTGTCAAGCGGAGCTGCTGTTACGCTGGCTGCAGCTCGGTGTTTTCAGTCCGTTATTCCGTAATCATTCTGCCATTCACACCCGCCGTCAGGAACTTTGGGAATATGACAAGGAAACCCTGAATATTTCCCGGAATATTATCCGTCTACGCTATTCACTGTTGCCCTGGCTGTATTCTCAATTTCTGGAATTTGCCAGCATGAATACCCCTTTGATCCAGCCTCTTTTCTGGCATTATAAGGAACAGCGTTGTCAACAAATTGAAGATGAGTTCATATATGGTTCCAGCCTTTTAATTGCACC
This window encodes:
- a CDS encoding glycoside hydrolase family 31 protein — its product is MKLYRFGKPFETGAVLEKPLKFLQNEEINGFKLKKTKYTIILRYHMAQDDMVLGLGEQMGGVNKRGRKYITYNTDIPEHTPDRLSLYGSHPFIIIKGRRKSGLFIDYPGEIIFDIGFTDKDILEITITSHDLDIYHWQEKYWQNIITGYIKLTGGVYIPPKWAFGYQQCRWSYPDAKSVTEIASRFRQLGIPCDAIYLDIDYMQDYKVFTINEERFPDVGKFTKKLADDGFHLIPIIDPGVKIEAGYPVFEEGKKNKYFCTDAKGDDFEAAVWPGLTHLPDFSSAAVRTWWGNLYEEFIELGIEGFWNDMNEPAIFYTNYQKAEVYQKLQEAAAKNEIEEIDLIGLQWQIRNFHNSREDYQSIYQHPDNSESICHDKIHNLYGAQMALAFSEHVQKHYPDKRFLIFSRSSYSGSQRYAGIWYGDNKSWWQHLKMNIKMLINCNLAGYLYSGADIGGFGDHCQAELLLRWLQLGVFSPLFRNHSAIHTRRQELWEYDKETLNISRNIIRLRYSLLPWLYSQFLEFASMNTPLIQPLFWHYKEQRCQQIEDEFIYGSSLLIAPVYQPNASGRNVYLPGNNWLLWQARSWEERKMQVIPAGDHYLECPLDRQLIFIAENSLIALQEPEDYVDQIKPDTLFITGLVTESASIKVLADQGKYPAFAGIAVLELNVERNGIDFKITIKTVNRELLQWQNLVFELYNGQGNLMVKHRKLL